From Enhydrobacter sp., the proteins below share one genomic window:
- a CDS encoding bifunctional acetate--CoA ligase family protein/GNAT family N-acetyltransferase, producing MSTRNLDGLMAPRSVVAVGASARPGTVGRAVTRNLLRGGFRGAIHLVNPKGGEIEGHKVLRSLSELPEPADLAVIMTPADTVPGVVKELGLAGTKAAVIVSSGPGTGADARKANQAWRDRLLRAAQPHLLRIVGPNCIGYAAPGIGLNASFGPGRPRAGRIAAIAQSGAVLAGLADWGAAQNIGFSRLVSMGDMADVDFGDMLDIMAGDHETRAVLMYVEGITQARKFMSAARGVARLKPVIVLKAGRHAAAAQAAASHTGSMAGSTAVYDAAFARAGLVRVTGLGELFDAAETLGHGMSPRNESLAILTNGGGVGIIATDTLIDEGGELATLAPETYARLDKAMPPIWSRANPLDIVGDADGARYAAALDALADDRGVGAVLAMNVPTALASPEEAARAIAQSSGRKLVPVIGCWIGGPDAEAGRRVLHEAGLPAFDTPLRAVRGFMHLVQYRRGQRALQRTPPSIPEARSDTRLVHSIVNGALHEGRSILTEPEAKRVLTAYGIPAVPTEIVLDAAEAAAAAVRIGFPVAVKILSRQITHKTDVGGVALDLDSEQAVLDAVRDMSRKAHELAPAAAIDGFVVQPMVKRPHAIELILGAAEDQVFGPILMVGHGGVAAEVVDDKALALPPLDPVLAEDALSRTRIDRLLRGYRDRPPAARAAVGEAMVRLSQLIADVEEIAELDINPLLVDDKGVVALDARIVVRPPSKQERAARFAIRPYPSELEAALVHRGETLRIRPIRPQDEPLLQAFTRRLSAEDIRLRFFGPLRELSHEMAARLTQIDYDREMAFLLLDGEELLGVGRLAADPGFEQAEFALIVASDRQGRGYGRLLMDNVLAYAKTRGIKRVIGHVLRENRKMFGLAEALGFKREPGRVGNGDVRMVKRLGDV from the coding sequence CGATGGGCTCATGGCGCCACGCTCGGTCGTGGCGGTCGGCGCAAGCGCGCGACCGGGCACGGTCGGCCGCGCGGTGACACGCAACCTGCTGCGGGGCGGCTTCCGCGGCGCCATCCATCTGGTCAATCCCAAGGGCGGGGAGATCGAGGGCCACAAGGTGCTGCGCAGCCTGAGTGAGCTGCCCGAGCCCGCCGATCTCGCCGTGATCATGACGCCCGCCGACACCGTGCCCGGCGTCGTCAAGGAACTCGGCCTCGCCGGCACCAAGGCTGCGGTGATCGTCAGCTCCGGGCCCGGCACCGGTGCGGACGCGCGCAAGGCCAACCAGGCTTGGCGCGACCGGCTCCTGCGTGCCGCGCAGCCCCATTTGCTGCGCATTGTCGGCCCCAACTGCATCGGCTACGCCGCTCCGGGCATCGGGCTCAACGCGAGCTTCGGGCCGGGCCGGCCGAGGGCCGGGCGCATCGCCGCCATCGCCCAGTCGGGCGCGGTGCTGGCGGGCCTGGCCGACTGGGGCGCTGCGCAGAACATCGGCTTCTCCCGCCTGGTCTCGATGGGCGACATGGCCGACGTCGATTTCGGCGACATGCTCGATATCATGGCGGGCGACCACGAAACACGCGCCGTCCTGATGTACGTCGAAGGCATCACGCAGGCGCGCAAGTTCATGTCGGCGGCACGCGGCGTCGCCAGGCTCAAGCCGGTGATCGTGCTAAAAGCCGGCCGTCACGCGGCCGCGGCGCAGGCGGCGGCATCGCACACCGGCTCGATGGCCGGGTCGACGGCGGTCTACGATGCGGCGTTCGCCCGCGCCGGCCTGGTGCGCGTGACGGGCCTGGGCGAACTCTTCGATGCCGCCGAGACGCTCGGGCACGGTATGTCGCCGCGCAACGAGAGCCTCGCCATCCTGACCAACGGTGGCGGTGTCGGCATCATCGCGACCGACACCCTGATCGACGAGGGCGGCGAACTCGCGACCTTGGCGCCCGAGACCTACGCGCGCCTCGACAAGGCGATGCCGCCGATCTGGTCGCGCGCCAACCCGCTCGACATCGTCGGCGACGCCGACGGTGCGCGCTACGCCGCGGCGCTCGATGCCCTGGCCGACGATCGGGGCGTGGGCGCGGTGCTCGCCATGAACGTGCCGACGGCGCTCGCTTCGCCCGAGGAGGCCGCTCGCGCCATTGCCCAGTCGTCCGGCCGCAAGCTGGTGCCAGTGATCGGTTGCTGGATCGGCGGCCCCGACGCCGAGGCTGGCCGGCGCGTGCTGCACGAGGCCGGGTTGCCGGCCTTCGACACGCCGCTGCGCGCCGTGCGCGGCTTCATGCATCTGGTGCAATACCGCCGCGGCCAGCGCGCGCTGCAGCGCACGCCGCCATCGATCCCGGAAGCGCGTTCCGACACGCGCCTGGTCCACTCGATCGTCAACGGCGCACTGCATGAAGGACGCAGCATCCTGACCGAACCCGAGGCCAAGCGCGTACTGACGGCCTACGGCATTCCCGCGGTGCCGACCGAGATCGTTCTGGATGCGGCCGAGGCCGCCGCCGCCGCGGTCCGCATCGGCTTTCCCGTCGCGGTCAAGATCCTGTCGCGCCAAATCACGCATAAAACCGACGTTGGCGGCGTGGCTCTAGACCTCGATTCGGAGCAGGCCGTGCTCGATGCCGTGCGCGACATGAGTCGCAAGGCCCATGAGCTGGCGCCGGCGGCCGCGATCGACGGCTTCGTCGTGCAGCCGATGGTGAAGCGCCCACACGCCATCGAACTCATTCTGGGTGCTGCCGAGGATCAGGTGTTCGGGCCAATCCTGATGGTCGGGCACGGCGGCGTGGCGGCCGAGGTGGTCGACGACAAGGCGCTGGCGTTGCCGCCGCTCGACCCGGTGCTGGCCGAGGACGCCCTGAGTCGGACGCGCATCGACCGGCTGCTGCGCGGCTATCGCGACCGGCCGCCGGCGGCACGCGCCGCCGTCGGAGAGGCCATGGTGCGGCTGTCGCAACTCATCGCCGACGTCGAGGAGATCGCCGAGCTCGACATCAATCCTCTGCTGGTGGACGACAAGGGCGTCGTGGCACTCGACGCGCGCATCGTGGTGCGGCCGCCCAGCAAGCAGGAGAGGGCCGCGCGCTTTGCGATACGGCCCTATCCGAGCGAACTCGAGGCGGCGCTCGTCCATCGCGGCGAGACTCTGCGTATCCGTCCGATCCGGCCGCAGGACGAGCCGCTGCTTCAGGCATTCACGCGGCGCCTCTCGGCCGAGGACATCCGCCTGAGATTCTTCGGGCCGTTGCGCGAACTCAGCCATGAGATGGCCGCGCGCCTGACGCAGATCGACTACGATCGCGAGATGGCGTTCTTGCTGCTCGACGGCGAGGAACTTCTCGGCGTCGGTCGGCTGGCCGCCGATCCGGGTTTTGAACAGGCCGAGTTCGCGCTGATCGTCGCTTCTGACCGTCAGGGCCGGGGCTACGGCCGCCTGCTGATGGACAATGTGCTCGCTTACGCGAAGACGCGCGGCATCAAGCGCGTGATCGGCCATGTGCTGCGCGAGAACCGGAAGATGTTCGGCCTCGCCGAAGCACTCGGCTTCAAGCGCGAGCCCGGCCGTGTCGGCAATGGCGACGTGCGCATGGTGAAGCGACTCGGCGATGTGTAA
- a CDS encoding acyl-CoA/acyl-ACP dehydrogenase — protein sequence MSAIVLRKPTSTVPVWKAELADIADRLKQEEIRADAANKFVGDNLALLRERGFLAAGVPAELGGWGLSRVELAEMLRGIAGHCSATALAFAMHTHPVALAAWRWKNQKAPTDGLLKRVAAERIQLLSSGGSDWLTGSGEAIRVDGGYRVNGRKIFASGAPSADLFMTGAVEQTPEGPTVLQFGLPMTAPGIEVVDTWDTMGMRGSASHDVILKDVFVADQAIAGRRPSGKWHPMMHMVSMVAFPLVYAVYTGVAEAACQIAVAAAATRAASAPVETVGELHNEWVATRIAHDSMVAFSEIAQPGPETTSEIFVHRALVARGVLKTVELAMEAAGGAAYFRKLGLERLFRDAQGARFHPLQGSQQRQLAGRTALGLPIDG from the coding sequence ATGTCCGCCATCGTCCTAAGGAAACCCACGTCGACCGTTCCCGTCTGGAAAGCCGAACTCGCCGACATCGCAGACCGACTGAAGCAGGAGGAGATTCGCGCCGACGCGGCCAACAAGTTCGTCGGCGACAATCTTGCGCTGTTGCGCGAGCGCGGCTTCCTCGCCGCGGGTGTGCCCGCCGAGCTCGGCGGCTGGGGCCTGTCGCGCGTCGAGCTCGCCGAGATGCTGCGCGGCATAGCCGGGCATTGCAGCGCGACCGCCCTCGCCTTCGCCATGCACACCCATCCGGTGGCACTCGCCGCCTGGCGCTGGAAGAACCAAAAGGCGCCGACCGACGGTTTGCTGAAGCGCGTCGCGGCCGAGCGGATCCAGCTCCTGTCGTCCGGCGGCTCCGACTGGCTGACCGGTTCGGGCGAGGCGATTCGCGTCGACGGCGGCTACCGGGTGAACGGCCGCAAGATCTTCGCGTCGGGCGCGCCGTCGGCCGACCTCTTCATGACCGGCGCCGTCGAGCAGACGCCGGAGGGGCCGACGGTGCTGCAGTTCGGCCTGCCGATGACAGCGCCGGGAATCGAGGTCGTCGATACCTGGGACACGATGGGCATGCGCGGCAGTGCCTCGCACGACGTGATCCTGAAGGACGTCTTTGTTGCCGACCAGGCGATCGCGGGGCGGCGCCCGTCGGGCAAGTGGCATCCGATGATGCACATGGTCTCGATGGTGGCCTTTCCGCTGGTCTACGCCGTCTACACCGGCGTGGCCGAGGCGGCCTGCCAGATCGCGGTCGCGGCGGCGGCCACACGCGCTGCCTCGGCGCCGGTCGAAACGGTCGGCGAGCTGCACAACGAGTGGGTGGCGACGCGCATCGCCCACGACAGCATGGTGGCGTTCTCCGAAATTGCCCAGCCCGGCCCCGAGACCACCAGTGAGATCTTCGTGCATCGTGCGCTCGTCGCGCGCGGCGTCCTCAAGACGGTCGAGCTGGCGATGGAAGCGGCCGGCGGTGCCGCCTACTTCCGCAAGCTCGGCCTGGAGCGGCTGTTCCGTGACGCGCAGGGCGCGCGCTTCCATCCGTTGCAGGGCAGCCAACAGCGCCAGCTCGCCGGCCGCACCGCACTCGGCCTGCCGATCGACGGCTGA
- a CDS encoding TRAP transporter small permease has product MERTWNVTAAASRLFACLGGVLLLVAAVLVSAEVLSRKLLTVVYSGSDEMAAYLFAVGTSWSLAYVLVTRGHVRIDALYGRFSPRVRAILDVVSMATLGLVVVAMFDRAFDLTFSNYIEWNRSNTPLRTPLSLPQIPWVFGIALFLFSIAIALLRTLLALGRGDYLTAARTAGVSSQDEEIEAELANLGIAYGRRRPTDRTET; this is encoded by the coding sequence ATGGAACGCACCTGGAACGTAACGGCGGCGGCGTCCCGTCTGTTCGCCTGTCTCGGCGGCGTGCTGCTGCTGGTGGCGGCAGTGCTGGTGTCGGCCGAGGTCCTGTCGCGCAAGCTGCTGACGGTGGTCTATTCGGGCTCCGACGAAATGGCGGCATACCTTTTCGCCGTCGGCACGAGCTGGTCGCTGGCCTACGTTCTCGTAACCCGGGGGCACGTGCGAATCGACGCGCTCTACGGGAGGTTCTCGCCGCGAGTGCGGGCGATCCTCGACGTCGTCTCGATGGCCACGCTCGGGCTGGTGGTCGTGGCGATGTTCGACCGCGCCTTCGATCTCACCTTCTCGAACTATATCGAGTGGAACCGCTCCAACACCCCGCTGCGCACGCCTCTGTCGCTGCCGCAGATCCCCTGGGTGTTCGGGATCGCACTGTTCCTCTTCTCGATCGCGATCGCGCTGCTGCGCACGCTGCTGGCGCTCGGTCGCGGCGACTACCTCACGGCCGCGCGCACGGCCGGTGTGTCGTCGCAGGACGAGGAGATCGAGGCCGAACTCGCCAATCTCGGCATCGCCTACGGCCGTCGGCGACCCACCGACAGGACGGAGACCTAG
- a CDS encoding TRAP transporter large permease, with the protein MLVTALAMLVVLLAISVPIAAAMGVLGLALNQFYSSMPLYLAMGEILWNSSSEYILIAIPLFVMLGEILLRSGIAERVYAAMAQWLSWLPGGLMHANIGTCAMFAATSGSSVATAATVGVVALPQIKRRGYDERLFLGTLAAGGTLGILVPPSINFILYGLLTNSSVPRLYLAGMLPGVILAGLFMLFILISCLIVPAKGGSPMETSWARRLLALKDLIAPLLIFLVVVGSIYAGWATPTEAASLGVIAALVLSAVERRLTWTMLRAVFEGTMRTTAMIMLIILAAQFLNFVLASIGFTDGMGKLIEGLGLGQYGTLLLIIVFYLVLGCFMETISMMILTTPFIFPIVVGLGWDPIWWGIVLTVLIEAALITPPVGLNLYVVQGMRERGPIADVIWGALPFVVSMMILIGMLMAWPEIALFLPKLIMG; encoded by the coding sequence ATGCTCGTCACGGCGCTCGCGATGCTGGTCGTCCTGCTCGCCATCAGCGTGCCCATCGCCGCGGCGATGGGCGTGCTCGGGCTCGCGCTGAACCAGTTCTATTCGTCGATGCCGCTTTATCTCGCGATGGGCGAGATCCTTTGGAACTCGAGCTCGGAATACATTCTGATCGCCATTCCGCTCTTCGTCATGCTGGGCGAGATCCTGCTGCGTTCGGGCATTGCCGAGCGGGTCTATGCGGCGATGGCGCAATGGCTGTCCTGGCTGCCTGGCGGCCTGATGCACGCCAACATCGGCACCTGCGCCATGTTCGCGGCGACCTCCGGGTCAAGCGTCGCGACGGCCGCGACGGTCGGCGTGGTGGCGCTGCCGCAGATCAAGCGGCGCGGCTACGACGAGCGTCTGTTCCTCGGCACCCTGGCGGCCGGCGGGACGCTCGGCATCCTGGTGCCGCCGTCGATCAACTTCATCCTCTACGGCCTGCTGACCAACAGCTCGGTGCCGCGGCTCTATCTCGCGGGGATGTTGCCGGGCGTCATCCTGGCCGGGCTTTTCATGCTGTTCATCCTGATCAGTTGCCTCATCGTGCCGGCCAAGGGCGGCTCGCCGATGGAGACGTCCTGGGCGCGAAGATTGCTGGCGCTCAAGGATCTGATCGCGCCGTTGCTGATCTTCCTGGTCGTCGTCGGCTCGATCTACGCCGGCTGGGCGACGCCCACCGAAGCCGCCTCGCTCGGCGTGATCGCCGCCCTCGTCCTGTCGGCCGTCGAACGGCGGCTCACCTGGACGATGCTGCGAGCGGTGTTCGAAGGAACGATGCGTACGACGGCGATGATCATGCTGATCATCCTGGCCGCGCAGTTCCTGAATTTCGTGCTGGCTTCGATCGGCTTCACCGACGGCATGGGCAAGCTGATCGAGGGACTGGGTCTCGGCCAGTACGGCACGCTGCTGCTCATCATCGTCTTCTACCTGGTGCTCGGCTGCTTCATGGAAACGATCTCCATGATGATCCTGACGACGCCCTTCATCTTCCCCATCGTGGTCGGCCTGGGTTGGGACCCGATCTGGTGGGGCATCGTGCTGACCGTGCTGATCGAGGCGGCGCTGATCACCCCACCCGTCGGTCTCAACCTCTACGTCGTGCAGGGCATGCGCGAGCGCGGGCCGATCGCCGACGTGATCTGGGGCGCACTGCCCTTCGTCGTCTCGATGATGATCCTGATCGGCATGCTGATGGCATGGCCGGAGATCGCCCTGTTCCTGCCCAAGCTCATCATGGGCTGA
- a CDS encoding gamma-glutamyltransferase family protein gives MLRENREEERPVRYRKKSMIVAPQPEAAEAGADMLCEGGNAVDAGIACALVQGVVDPLMCGIAGFGSCGIYMPDRKFHGYIDAHAPAPLAARPDMWANLIESEARDGYGFVLRGRINDIGYRSICAPANLRMYHDAHREHGSLPWSRIVEPAIHWAENGWTVRPHVHFWWSEEGLYGRVPNHERTRFTPAARDLYCRPDGSPKRVGDRVVNRDYGQTLRAIARGGADAFYTGEIAAAIAEDMKRNEALLSADDLRAWKTRRNPPLWGDYRGYRVSTNQPPGGGVMLLEMLNILEHFDLGALEHGTAEHVRIVAEAMKRATIDKDAHVGDPAFVDVPVAHLTSKAYAAGMADEIRRGVKASVPRFNSGAASKDTTHISVLDRDGNCFTMTHSLGMPSGVVTPGLGFMYNGCMGVFDPRPGRAGSIAPGKARFSSVVPSIVFQGDRPHLIIGAPGATQIAMGVLHVILNALDFGMTMVEAVSAPRFSATSDTIDVSNRIQWRVERELGAMGYPVARSPHTFGFAAVHAIRVHEDGLDGGADPGHDGVVIAV, from the coding sequence ATGTTGCGCGAAAACCGCGAGGAGGAGCGTCCAGTGCGCTACCGCAAGAAATCGATGATCGTGGCGCCGCAGCCCGAGGCGGCGGAGGCTGGCGCCGACATGCTGTGCGAGGGCGGCAACGCGGTCGATGCCGGCATTGCCTGCGCGCTGGTCCAGGGCGTGGTCGACCCGCTGATGTGCGGCATTGCGGGCTTCGGCTCGTGCGGCATCTACATGCCGGACAGGAAGTTCCACGGCTACATCGACGCGCACGCGCCGGCCCCGCTCGCAGCACGGCCGGACATGTGGGCCAACCTGATCGAGAGCGAAGCGCGCGACGGCTACGGCTTCGTGCTCCGGGGCAGGATCAACGACATCGGCTACCGGTCGATCTGCGCGCCGGCAAATCTCAGGATGTATCACGACGCCCATCGCGAGCACGGCAGCCTGCCGTGGTCGCGCATCGTCGAGCCGGCGATCCATTGGGCGGAGAACGGCTGGACGGTGCGCCCGCATGTCCATTTCTGGTGGTCGGAGGAGGGTCTCTACGGCCGCGTGCCCAACCACGAGCGCACGCGCTTCACGCCGGCGGCGCGTGACCTCTACTGCCGTCCCGACGGTTCGCCCAAGCGGGTCGGCGATCGGGTCGTCAATCGCGACTACGGTCAGACCCTGCGCGCCATCGCGCGCGGCGGCGCCGATGCCTTCTACACGGGCGAGATCGCGGCGGCGATCGCCGAGGACATGAAGCGCAACGAGGCGCTGCTCTCGGCCGACGACCTCCGGGCCTGGAAGACCCGGCGCAATCCGCCGCTGTGGGGCGACTATCGCGGCTACAGGGTCTCGACCAACCAGCCGCCGGGCGGCGGCGTCATGCTGCTCGAGATGCTGAACATCCTCGAGCATTTCGACCTCGGCGCGCTCGAGCATGGGACGGCCGAGCATGTGCGCATCGTCGCCGAGGCGATGAAGCGCGCCACCATCGACAAGGACGCCCATGTCGGCGATCCCGCCTTCGTCGACGTACCGGTCGCGCATCTTACGTCGAAGGCCTATGCGGCCGGCATGGCCGACGAGATCAGGCGCGGGGTGAAGGCGAGCGTGCCACGCTTCAATTCGGGCGCCGCCTCCAAGGACACCACGCACATCTCGGTACTCGACCGCGACGGCAACTGCTTCACCATGACCCACTCGCTTGGCATGCCGTCGGGCGTGGTCACGCCGGGGCTCGGCTTCATGTACAACGGCTGCATGGGTGTGTTCGATCCGCGGCCAGGTCGCGCCGGCTCGATCGCGCCCGGCAAGGCGCGCTTCTCGTCGGTCGTGCCGTCGATCGTCTTCCAGGGCGACCGGCCGCACCTCATCATCGGTGCGCCGGGCGCGACGCAGATCGCCATGGGCGTCCTGCACGTCATCCTGAACGCGCTCGATTTCGGCATGACTATGGTCGAGGCGGTCAGCGCGCCGCGTTTCTCGGCGACCTCCGACACGATCGACGTCTCCAATCGCATCCAGTGGCGCGTCGAGCGGGAACTGGGTGCGATGGGTTATCCCGTCGCGCGCAGCCCGCATACGTTCGGCTTCGCGGCCGTCCATGCCATCCGGGTACACGAGGACGGGCTCGATGGCGGCGCCGATCCGGGCCACGACGGGGTGGTGATCGCGGTGTGA
- a CDS encoding TRAP transporter substrate-binding protein, with translation MRLSMAAAVAAAAILVSGGAQAQIEQKKFNVVGTWNFLTNWKVLEVPFWEKELPDASGGKLSGNIKSITELNLKGTEVLRLLKTGVYDFAAALPIYVDDGAAIMEAVDIAGVARTFKMSREIIDLWMPETQKVMRDRHGAMVLGTFTWPEQNFYCRGDIQSVADLKGKKVRVQGASQADLVKGFGGSAVTIAFGEVVPALEKGVVDCGITGTMPAYKAKWHEVTNTLFRLPVGFTASTWVVSLRTWDKLNPATQDLIKKEMAKLTDKSWKTVEEESEEGVACTTGQGKCTQGTPGKLKLVKPSDADLKARDQVLNDVVLPAWAARCGAECAAKWTETIGKKYGLSAKAK, from the coding sequence ATGCGTCTATCAATGGCCGCAGCAGTGGCTGCTGCAGCGATTCTGGTCAGCGGCGGTGCGCAGGCACAGATCGAGCAGAAGAAATTCAACGTCGTCGGCACGTGGAACTTCCTGACCAACTGGAAGGTCCTCGAAGTGCCGTTCTGGGAGAAGGAGCTTCCCGATGCGTCGGGCGGCAAGCTGTCCGGCAACATCAAGTCGATCACCGAACTGAACCTCAAGGGCACCGAAGTGCTGCGGCTGCTCAAGACCGGCGTCTACGACTTCGCGGCCGCCTTGCCGATCTACGTCGATGACGGCGCGGCGATCATGGAGGCGGTCGACATCGCAGGTGTCGCCCGCACCTTCAAGATGAGTCGCGAGATCATCGACCTGTGGATGCCCGAGACGCAGAAAGTCATGCGCGACCGTCACGGCGCGATGGTGCTCGGCACCTTCACCTGGCCCGAGCAGAACTTCTACTGTCGGGGCGACATCCAGAGCGTTGCCGACCTCAAGGGCAAGAAGGTGCGCGTGCAGGGCGCCTCGCAGGCCGACCTGGTCAAGGGTTTCGGCGGTTCCGCCGTCACCATCGCCTTCGGCGAAGTCGTGCCGGCTCTCGAGAAGGGCGTCGTCGACTGCGGCATCACCGGCACCATGCCGGCCTACAAGGCCAAGTGGCATGAGGTCACCAACACCCTCTTCAGGCTGCCGGTCGGCTTCACTGCCTCGACGTGGGTGGTGAGCTTGCGCACCTGGGACAAGCTGAATCCGGCGACACAGGATCTCATCAAGAAGGAGATGGCCAAGCTCACCGACAAGTCCTGGAAGACCGTCGAGGAGGAGAGCGAGGAGGGCGTCGCCTGCACCACCGGGCAAGGCAAGTGCACGCAGGGCACACCTGGCAAGCTCAAGCTCGTCAAGCCGTCGGACGCCGACCTCAAGGCGCGAGATCAGGTGCTGAACGACGTCGTGCTGCCCGCCTGGGCCGCCCGGTGCGGCGCCGAGTGCGCGGCCAAGTGGACCGAGACGATCGGCAAGAAGTACGGCCTGTCGGCCAAGGCCAAGTAA
- a CDS encoding divergent polysaccharide deacetylase family protein, with protein MASRKNRSRKSNRRSPEGLRRQYARASAWLAARRIPAAVAAVVLLFGASLLGGYRVAEHFLPTEPAATPEPKYARIDDLPDLPKYTEVEPGKSRPTVEEKPRPIRLAPAPADETWRRHAVPFRLPSATPLVAIVIDDIGLDRPRSRRAWELPGPMTMSFLPYARDLATQARAARARGHELMLHLPMEPNGRNDPGPQALLVSLSMAEIRQRTVAALDSFDGYAGVNNHMGSRFTAYRPGMEAALRQFKIRGLMFLDSRTTAQSVGDQLAHELGVPSIVRHVFLDDDDTIEAVRRKLAESEVVARRQGFVVAIGHPHEATLQALMEWLPTVQAKGLALAPASAIVRKRNGWE; from the coding sequence ATGGCGTCTAGGAAGAACAGAAGCAGGAAGTCGAACAGAAGGAGTCCGGAGGGCCTGCGGCGGCAATACGCGCGCGCCAGTGCCTGGCTCGCCGCGCGGCGCATCCCCGCTGCGGTCGCTGCGGTCGTGCTGCTTTTCGGCGCGAGCCTGTTGGGCGGCTACCGGGTTGCCGAGCACTTCCTGCCGACCGAGCCCGCGGCGACGCCCGAGCCCAAGTACGCGCGAATCGACGATCTGCCCGACCTGCCGAAATACACCGAGGTCGAACCCGGCAAGTCGCGGCCGACGGTCGAGGAAAAGCCGCGGCCGATACGGCTGGCACCGGCGCCAGCGGACGAAACGTGGCGACGCCACGCCGTGCCATTCCGGCTTCCGTCCGCCACGCCGTTGGTTGCCATCGTCATCGACGACATCGGCCTCGACCGGCCGCGCTCGCGCCGCGCCTGGGAGCTGCCGGGTCCGATGACGATGTCGTTCCTGCCCTACGCCAGGGACCTCGCAACGCAGGCGCGCGCGGCGCGGGCGCGCGGCCACGAATTGATGCTTCATCTGCCGATGGAGCCGAACGGGCGAAACGATCCCGGCCCGCAGGCGCTGCTCGTGTCGCTGTCGATGGCCGAGATCCGGCAACGCACCGTCGCGGCCCTCGATTCGTTCGACGGATATGCCGGCGTCAACAATCACATGGGCAGCCGCTTCACGGCGTATCGGCCCGGCATGGAGGCGGCGCTCCGGCAGTTCAAGATCCGCGGGCTGATGTTCCTCGATTCGCGCACGACGGCGCAATCCGTAGGTGACCAGCTCGCGCATGAACTCGGTGTGCCTTCGATCGTGCGGCACGTCTTCCTCGACGACGACGACACGATCGAAGCGGTACGCCGCAAGCTCGCCGAATCGGAGGTGGTGGCGCGGCGACAAGGCTTCGTCGTCGCGATCGGCCATCCGCACGAGGCGACCTTGCAGGCCCTCATGGAATGGTTGCCGACCGTGCAGGCCAAGGGACTGGCACTTGCGCCGGCGAGTGCCATCGTGCGTAAGCGCAACGGCTGGGAGTGA